Proteins encoded together in one Lutra lutra chromosome 4, mLutLut1.2, whole genome shotgun sequence window:
- the LOC125098440 gene encoding pepsin B-like, whose protein sequence is MKILVLVLICLHLSEGVERIILKKGKSIRQVMKERGVLDTFLKNHPKVDPGAKYLYNNDAVAYEPFTNYLNSYYFGEISIGTPPQNFLVLFDTGSSNLWVPSTYCQSQACSNHNTFNPSSSSTYRNNGQTYTLCYGSGSLTVLLGYDTVNVQNIVIKNQLFGLSEIEPSNPFYYANFDGILGMAYPDLAVGNSPTVMESMLQQGQLTQPIFSFYFSRQPTYEYGGELILGGSNSQFYSGEIVWAPVTRKLYWQVAIDEFLIGNQATGLCSQGCQAIVDTGTYVLAVPQQFIGSFLKETGAQEAQNGDFVVNCNSIQSLPTITFVISGTPLPLPPSAYVLNNNGYCTLGIEVTYLPSPTGQPLWTLGDVFLKEYYTIYDMGNNRMGFALSK, encoded by the exons ATGAAGATCCTGGTCTTGGTCTTGATTTGTCTACACCTTTCAGAGGGTGTGGAAAG AATCATTCTGAAGAAAGGCAAGTCCATCCGCCAGGTGATGAAAGAGCGGGGTGTACTAGACACATTCCTGAAGAACCACCCAAAGGTCGACCCAGGTGCCAAGTATCTTTACAATAATGATGCTGTTGCTTATGAGCCCTTCACCAATTACCTGAAT TCTTATTACTTTGGAGAGATCAGCATTGGGACACCACCACAAAATTTCCTGGTCCTCTTTGACACAGGCTCGTCCAACCTGTGGGTGCCCTCTACCTACTGCCAGAGCCAGGCCTGCT CCAATCACAACACGTTCAATCCTAGCAGTTCCTCTACCTACAGAAACAATGGGCAAACTTATACACTGTGTTATGGAAGTGGCAGCCTGACTGTGCTCCTGGGATATGACACTGTGAAT GTTCAGAACATCGTCATCAAGAACCAGCTATTTGGTCTGAGTGAGATTGAACCCAGCAACCCCTTCTATTATGCAAACTTTGATGGTATTCTCGGAATGGCCTACCCCGACCTGGCAGTGGGGAATAGCCCAACAGTCATGGAGAGCATGCTTCAGCAAGGCCAGCTCACCCAGCCCATCTTCAGCTTCTACTTCTCTCG ccaACCAACCTATGAGTATGGTGGGGAGCTCATCCTGGGAGGTTCAAACTCCCAATTTTATTCTGGTGAGATCGTCTGGGCTCCAGTCACTCGGAAATTGTACTGGCAGGTTGCCATTGATGA GTTTCTCATTGGTAACCAAGCCACTGGCTTGTGCTCCCAGGGCTGCCAGGCCATTGTGGACACAGGGACCTATGTGCTAGCTGTTCCCCAGCAGTTCATAGGCTCCTTCCTGAAGGAAACTGGAGCTCAGGAGGCTCAGAATGGTGAT ttTGTGGTCAACTGCAACTCCATACAGAGCTTGCCCACCATCACCTTCGTCATCAGCGGGACCCCAttacctctgcctccctctgcctatgTCCTCAAC AACAATGGCTACTGCACCCTTGGGATTGAAGTCACTTAtctgccctcccccactgggCAGCCCCTGTGGACTCTGGGAGATGTCTTCCTCAAGGAATATTACACTATCTACGACATGGGGAACAACAGGATGGGTTTTGCCCTTTCTAAGTAG